In one Dunckerocampus dactyliophorus isolate RoL2022-P2 chromosome 9, RoL_Ddac_1.1, whole genome shotgun sequence genomic region, the following are encoded:
- the gpr155a gene encoding integral membrane protein GPR155 encodes MTAGRSIIIMEISTTPSILPQEAGDLLDPSSSISINKLLPALFKCFGIILCGYVAGRANIITSSHAESLGHFVSKFALPALLFKNMVLLDFRDVIWPFIWSILIAKASVFVIVCVLTLLVSSPESRYSKAGLFSIFATQSNDFALGYPIVKALYQSTYPEYLQYIYLVAPVSLMLLNPIGFAFCEVQKWKNQRDHRQSKLLIVGQVALQVLKNPIVFMVVIGIGAHFALRQTVPSFMADFVDGLANSFEGAALFYLGLSMVGQLKKLTRSTVVTLILLLTAKLLLMPLICEDMVDLLDDTSPSNHSSLSNYAFLYGVFPTAPSVAIYAAYYNSQLEVVISGMVISTFLSAPIMFTSAWLLTLRRMDPRLVMNALQDVSFDISIVSLVALLWTIAVMLFSKKFKRLPHMFTTNLFLAQFLTCFGMILWKFVVTQDNFIGQLLTFTLLCTSLYGTYVWPGLIALSIVLLRRFGSLKVSSGVIVVAGWGIPAFITAVLLICGEKMPDTLDSSLFYSKPQIICTTIVLLLSIVLVGSSLLLLSRGSWAQNEQSQEGNTSVEDLVTETEQDSQCSFEPEAHSADLSRVCHMCECARPQPMPDMIISTNMNHTASTLAGQNENSSESTVCLVFRVDELHQNEQRQISRHVLLCLLLGVSSLANLSSCVWVLFHQNPSRLYVELQFFCAVAKYGQGFLSFALFGLDKHLIILPFRKRLHRLWYGKRQEEQPPHDLPEEIRMTCTDFVKHHKDKCFHDIVRKRRCSVRMMVDCFLGCELVEWLQQVGLAQDAGEAVLYGTRLQQGGVLQHIEQEHTFQDGRLYYSFVT; translated from the exons ATGACGGCTGGTAGgagcatcatcatcatggaGATCAGCACCACCCCCAGCATCCTTCCACAGGAGGCAGGAGACCTGCTGGATCCCTCATCCAGCATATCCATCAACAAGCTCCTCCCGGCTCTGTTCAAGTGCTTTGGCATCATCCTGTGTGGCTACGTAGCCGGCAGGGCCAACATAATCACCTCTTCCCACGCCGAAAGTTTAGGCCACTTTGTGTCCAAGTTTGCCTTGCCTGCACTCCTGTTTAAGAACATGGTGCTGCTGGACTTTAGGGATGTCATCTGGCCCTTCATCTGGAGCATCCTCATAGCCAAAGCGTCGGTATTTGTCATCGTTTGTGTCCTCACACTGCTGGTTTCCAGTCCAGAGAGTCGCTACAGCAAAGCTGGACTCTTCTCGATATTCGCTACCCAAAGCAATGACTTTGCTCTGGGTTATCCCATTG TAAAAGCTCTATATCAGAGCACATACCCAGAATACCTCCAGTACATCTACCTGGTGGCACCTGTGTCGCTCATGCTGCTAAATCCCATTGGCTTTGCCTTTTGTGAGGTCCAGAAATGGAAGAATCAGAGAGACCACCGGCAAAGCAAACTTCTGATTGTGGGACAAGTGGCCTTACAAGTCCTCAAGAACCCGATTGTTTTTATGGTTGTCATCGGCATCGGGGCCCATTTTGCTCTGCGGCAGACTGTGCCTTCGTTCATGGCGGATTTTGTGGATGGTTTGGCCAACTCTTTTGAGGGAGCTGCTCTGTTCTACTTGGGTCTGTCCATGGTGGGCCAGCTGAAGAAGTTAACCAGGTCCACTGTGGTCACGTTGATACTGCTCTTGACAGCAAAACT GTTGCTGATGCCTCTGATTTGTGAAGACATGGTGGATCTCCTGGATGACACCAGCCCCTCGAACCACTCAAGCCTCTCCAACTATGCTTTTCTTTACGGAGTATTCCCCACAGCGCCCAGCGTCGCTATCTACGCTGCGTATTATAACTCACAGCTGGAAGTG GTGATTTCTGGGATGGTGATTAGCACTTTCCTCTCAGCTCCAATCATGTTTACCTCAGCCTGGCTGCTCACTCTGCGCCGGATGGACCCTCGGCTCGTGATGAACGCTTTGCAAGACGTCAGCTTTGATATCAGCATTGTCAGCTTGGTGGCACTT CTGTGGACCATCGCCGTCATGCTTTTCAGTAAGAAGTTCAAGAGGCTGCCTCACATGTTTACCACCAACCTTTTCTTGGCACAG TTTCTTACTTGTTTTGGAATGATCCTGTGGAAATTTGTGGTGACGCAAGACAACTTCATTGGTCAGCTCCTGACTTTTACACTGCTGTGCACTTCACTCTACGGCACGTATGTGTGGCCAG GATTAATTGCGCTCTCCATTGTGCTTCTGAGGAGGTTTGGCAGTCTGAAAGTTTCGTCAGGCGTGATTGTGGTTGCTGGCTGGGG GATCCCTGCCTTCATAACTGCTGTGTTGCtcatttgtggggaaaaaatgccTGACACCCTCGACTCATCCCTCTTCTACAGCAAACCACAG ATCATCTGCACCACAATAGTGCTTTTACTCAGCATCGTCCTAGTAGGGAGCTCCCTGCTGTTACTCAGTAGAGGAAGCTGGGCCCAAAATGAGCAAAGTCAGGAGGGAAACACGTCTGTGGAAGACCTTGTGACCGAAACGGAACAAGATAGCCAGTGTTCGTTTGAGCCAGAAGCCCATTCAGCAGATCTCAGCAGAG TGTGCCACATGTGTGAGTGTGCACGGCCACAGCCCATGCCTGATATGATCATCAGCACCAATATGAACCACACAGCAAGCACACTTGCAG GTCAAAATGAGAATAGCAGCGAGTCGACGGTCTGCCTGGTCTTCAGGGTGGACGAGCTCCATCAGAATGAGCAGAGACAAATATCCCGTCACGTGCTCTTGTGTTTGCTTCTGGGTGTGAGCTCGCTCGCT AACTTGTCCAGCTGTGTGTGGGTGCTCTTCCACCAAAACCCGAGCCGACTTTACGTGGAGCTGCAGTTCTTCTGTGCGGTTGCCAAATACGGGCAG GGTTTTCTCTCCTTTGCGTTGTTCGGACTGGACAAACACTTGATTATCCTGCCGTTTCGCAAGAG GCTGCACAGACTGTGGTATGGAAAGCGGCAAGAAGAGCAACCGCCACATGATTTACCTGAGGAGATCAGAATGACCTGCACCGACTTTGTCAAACACCATAAAGACAAATGCTTTCACGACATCGTCAGGAAGAGAAG GTGCAGCGTGAGGATGATGGTGGACTGTTTCTTAGGCTGTGAGCTTGTGGAGTGGCTGCAGCAGGTGGGCTTAGCTCAGGATGCAGGTGAGGCTGTACTCTACGGCACACGCCTGCAGCAAGGCGGCGTTCTTCAACACATCGAGCAAGAACACACCTTCCAGGACGGCCGGCTTTATTACTCCTTTGTGACGTAA
- the scrn3 gene encoding secernin-3, with the protein MRPSSCDTFVALPPSTHGQRIIFGKNSDRPCDEVQEVVYFPASDHQAGSKVECTYMEIEQVPHTYAVVLSRPAWLWGAEMGANEHQVCVGNEAVWGRERADGEEALLGMDLVRLALERADTAEKSVHVIAGLLEKHGQGGCCLEEEGGFAYHNSFLISDRKEAWVLETSGKHWAAERVEGGYRNISNEYSITTKIDKEHPDLRKYAQSKGWWNGKAEFNFAAVYSYMDTARIGASGSRYCEGKKLLEKSNGSISAQTMMDILRDKESGINMEGMFMTTGSMVSVVPMDRALPGVHYFTATPDPERSVFKPFAFAQNTSGDLKETTSPSYGPDDPVKRKPRFQSKPDRRHALFGKHEAAAAVIDTHKERGEKIMLGMRKLESERMKEMEEILRHGVKQPDVLVDVFSSCVKDEMELYSKGF; encoded by the exons ATGCGCCCATCTTCTTGTGACACCTTTGTGGCTCTGCCTCCTTCCACGCACGGACAACGCATCATTTTCGGAAAGAACTCCGACAGGCCTTGCGATGAAGTCCAGGAGGTTGTTTACTTCCCTGCCTCAGACCATCAAGCCGGGTCAAAGGTGGAG TGTACTTACATGGAGATCGAGCAGGTTCCCCACACCTACGCAGTGGTTTTGAGCAGACCGGCATGGTTGTGGGGGGCAGAAATGGGCGCCAATGAGCACCAAGTGTGTGTTGGGAATGAGGCGGTGTGGGGACGAGAGCGCGCTGATGGTGAAGAGGCTCTACTAGGGATGGATCTTGTCAG GCTTGCACTTGAGAGGGCAGACACCGCTGAGAAATCGGTGCACGTCATCGCTGGGCTGCTGGAGAAACACGGCCAGGGAGGATGCTGCTTGGAGGAGGAAGGTGGCTTCGCTTACCACAACAGCTTCCTGATCTCAGACAGGAAGGAGGCGTGGGTGTTGGAGACCTCCGGGAAGCACTGGGCTGCAGAGAGAGTGGAAG GTGGCTATCGCAACATCTCAAATGAGTACAGCATCACAACAAAGATTGACAAAGAACACCCAGACTTGCGCAAATACGCACAAAGTAAAGGCTGGTGGAACGGAAAGGCTGAGTTCAACTTTGCCGCCGTCTACTCCTACATGGACACTGCCAGAATCGGAGCCTCTGGAAGTCGATACTGCGAAGGGAAGAAGTTGCTGGAAAAGAGCAATG GGAGCATCTCTGCCCAGACGATGATGGACATCCTGCGGGATAAAGAGAGCGGCATCAATATGGAGGGCATGTTCATGACAACAGGCAGCATGGTGTCGGTGGTCCCGATGGATCGGGCTCTCCCTGGGGTTCACTATTTCACTGCCACTCCAGACCCTGAAAG GTCTGTGTTCAAACCCTTCGCCTTTGCACAAAACACCAGCGGGGATCTGAAGGAGACCACCTCCCCCAGTTACGGCCCAGACGACCCAGTAAAGAGGAAGCCGCGCTTCCAGAGTAAGCCCGACCGAAGGCACGCGTTGTTTGGCAAACACGAGGCGGCGGCCGCCGTCATCGACACGCACAAG GAGCGAGGAGAGAAGATCATGCTCGGCATGAGGAAGTTGGAAAGCGAGAGAATGAAAGAGATGGAAGAGATTCTTCGTCATGGTGTTAAGCAGCCTGACGTTTTGGTGGATGTGTTCTCAAGCTGCGTGAAGGATGAGATGGAGCTGTACAGCAAAGGCTTCTAA